One Cyanobium sp. Tous-M-B4 DNA segment encodes these proteins:
- a CDS encoding allophycocyanin subunit alpha-B yields the protein MSVVRDLILQADDQLRYPSGGELRSMVEYLSRGAERLAVVRVLTDNEKKIVDESAKQLFQRNPDYVAPGGNAYGQKQRAQCLRDYSWYLRLVTYGVLAGSTEMIQQIGLVGAREMYNSLGVPMPGMVDAMRTMKEASLALLSTDQASLAGPYFDFLIQGMQTST from the coding sequence ATGAGCGTCGTTCGGGATCTGATCCTTCAGGCTGATGATCAGCTGCGGTATCCCAGTGGCGGCGAGTTGCGCTCCATGGTGGAGTACCTCAGCCGGGGAGCCGAAAGGCTGGCGGTTGTTCGGGTTCTTACCGACAACGAGAAAAAAATTGTTGATGAGTCGGCCAAGCAGCTCTTCCAGCGCAACCCCGACTACGTGGCCCCCGGTGGCAATGCCTACGGCCAAAAGCAGCGGGCCCAGTGCCTGCGGGACTACAGCTGGTATCTACGCTTGGTGACCTACGGCGTTCTCGCCGGGAGCACCGAGATGATTCAACAGATTGGCCTGGTCGGTGCCCGTGAGATGTACAACAGCCTGGGCGTACCCATGCCAGGAATGGTGGACGCAATGCGCACCATGAAGGAAGCCTCGCTTGCCTTGCTGAGCACAGACCAGGCCTCCCTTGCCGGGCCTTACTTCGACTTTTTGATCCAGGGCATGCAAACCAGCACCTGA
- the rlmD gene encoding 23S rRNA (uracil(1939)-C(5))-methyltransferase RlmD encodes MGTKSFGNGAGGGMGSGVELSTGMTVTVAITGLSHDGQGVARLADRVLFVAGALPGEQAKVRLTHKARRHWLAELQQVLEPAPERRRPPCILAEDCGGCSLQHLDDSAQQHWKHQKVVDALRRIAHLDTDVAPLMAAPEGLGYRNRAIIPLERCEDGRLRAGFYRPGTHKIVNMNRCPVLDPRLDALIAPLKSDLETSDWPVDRDCREGGGLRHLALRIGSYTGELLITLVSSTPDLEGIEILAAQWMHRWPDLVGVCLNLQPLATNTLMGPETRVVVGRGWVQERFCDLELRIAADTFFQVHTRQAERIVPLVLAALAGSAPGVMVDAYCGIGTYSLPVAAAGWHVHGIELSPEAVHQAKANARENGLSESATFETGVVAECLAEHLVHCDAVFLDPPRKGLEPATLQAIIERPPAHLLYLSCDPATLARDLALLVGGGSYRLESVQPIDFFPQTSHIETLTVLSRIGAGIPTPQPEAAEPE; translated from the coding sequence GTGGGCACTAAAAGCTTTGGCAACGGCGCAGGTGGTGGCATGGGCAGTGGCGTCGAGCTGTCCACCGGCATGACCGTGACGGTGGCCATCACTGGGCTATCCCATGACGGGCAGGGCGTAGCCCGCCTCGCAGATCGGGTCCTCTTTGTAGCTGGTGCCTTGCCTGGGGAGCAGGCGAAGGTACGCCTCACCCATAAGGCCCGTCGCCACTGGTTGGCTGAGCTTCAGCAGGTGCTTGAGCCGGCACCGGAGCGGCGAAGACCTCCGTGCATCCTTGCTGAAGATTGTGGTGGTTGCAGTTTGCAGCACCTCGACGACTCGGCGCAGCAGCACTGGAAGCACCAAAAAGTCGTTGATGCCCTGCGGCGTATTGCCCACCTTGATACCGATGTTGCGCCGTTAATGGCTGCGCCAGAAGGGCTCGGCTATCGCAATAGGGCGATTATCCCGCTTGAGCGCTGCGAGGACGGGCGGTTGCGGGCTGGCTTTTATCGCCCTGGCACCCACAAGATTGTCAATATGAACCGGTGCCCGGTGCTTGATCCGCGCCTGGACGCGTTGATCGCACCGCTTAAGTCGGATCTTGAGACCAGTGACTGGCCCGTTGATCGCGACTGCCGCGAGGGGGGTGGCCTGCGCCATCTGGCCCTGCGAATCGGCAGCTATACCGGCGAGTTGCTGATCACCCTGGTAAGCAGCACCCCAGACCTGGAGGGCATCGAGATCCTGGCCGCCCAATGGATGCACCGCTGGCCAGACCTTGTGGGGGTCTGCCTGAACCTGCAACCCCTAGCTACCAACACCCTGATGGGTCCCGAGACACGCGTGGTGGTTGGTCGGGGCTGGGTGCAGGAGCGTTTCTGTGACCTCGAGCTGCGCATTGCAGCAGACACTTTTTTCCAGGTCCATACCAGGCAGGCTGAACGAATTGTGCCCCTGGTGCTTGCCGCCCTTGCGGGCTCTGCGCCTGGCGTGATGGTCGATGCCTACTGCGGCATTGGCACTTACAGCCTGCCGGTGGCTGCGGCTGGCTGGCACGTTCACGGCATTGAACTAAGCCCCGAGGCCGTGCACCAAGCCAAGGCCAATGCCCGCGAAAACGGCCTAAGTGAATCAGCCACCTTTGAGACCGGAGTGGTGGCCGAGTGCCTGGCTGAGCACCTGGTGCACTGCGATGCGGTCTTTCTCGATCCCCCCCGCAAGGGACTGGAGCCCGCCACCCTGCAGGCGATCATCGAACGCCCCCCTGCCCACCTGCTCTACCTCAGTTGCGACCCCGCCACCCTGGCCAGGGACCTGGCTCTTCTGGTTGGCGGCGGTAGTTATCGCTTGGAGAGCGTTCAGCCGATCGACTTTTTCCCCCAAACAAGCCACATAGAGACTTTGACCGTTCTGAGCCGTATCGGAGCCGGCATCCCAACCCCGCAGCCTGAGGCAGCGGAGCCGGAGTAG
- the pheT gene encoding phenylalanine--tRNA ligase subunit beta — MRVSLQWLQELVTGPEQALAPGPLAERLSLAGFEVDAIEDLAAQAGGVVVGFVRDRQAHPNADKLSVCSVDIGAAETLQIVCGAANVRAGIHVPVALVGATLPAVNLTIKPAELRGVASSGMICSLAELGQAADGEGIAILDELLEQVPPLGAAVGPSLGLDDQVLELAITANRPDGLSMQGIAREVAALVGGQTQIKAPEVAAPSQPLPLSASDRLAVEAGGLFSITALDGLKVAPSPLWLQQRLQKAGIRPINNIVDITNLVMLETGQPLHAFDSKRLAVIAGHSEPQLASLGLRQALDGEEFTSLDATEHKLSPEALVVTYSNRPIALAGVMGGADEAVNETTTTIWLEAAVFAPQAVRRSARSVGLRTEASSRFEKGLPREATLSAADRAVALLKQHCDAKVSGRWLHQRDEQPIEPLQLRRDALHNLLGPVQDGEGYSDLSDDRIVQTLTALGCQLAEELDGEGWRVTVPPSRLMDLQREVDLIEEVARLVGYDHFACHLPDPLEPGGLTPAQQVERRLRRQLCAAGLQEACSFSLVPAAAGRIPLANPLLADYGYLRDNLHGELLAAARRNLQSGQPGFWAFEIGQVFSSDAARSDRQLLAGVICGERRGERWSSSGKPQPPSYHQARGLLQQALVSLAIPIEDRPLSQHPLLHPGRAAQLVVEGRPQGWFGQLHPEQAEKLDLPQTSIIFELELDALLIAATRRNRWQPAFAPYATVPASERDLAVVVAASTNSAELLQVIRKAGKPLLEHAELVDRYEGGQLAAGQCSQAFRLRYRDASRTLTDEEVEVAHSSIRAALEKQLGALLRS; from the coding sequence CGAACAAGCCCTCGCTCCAGGGCCGCTAGCCGAGCGTCTGTCTTTGGCTGGTTTTGAGGTAGATGCCATAGAAGACCTGGCCGCCCAGGCCGGCGGTGTCGTGGTGGGCTTCGTGCGTGACCGCCAGGCCCATCCCAACGCAGACAAGCTCAGCGTCTGTTCAGTAGATATCGGCGCCGCCGAAACCCTGCAGATCGTCTGCGGGGCAGCGAATGTGCGGGCTGGCATCCATGTGCCCGTTGCCCTGGTGGGCGCCACTCTGCCGGCGGTCAACCTCACGATCAAACCAGCCGAACTTCGCGGTGTGGCCAGCAGCGGCATGATCTGCTCCCTTGCCGAGCTTGGCCAGGCGGCAGATGGGGAAGGAATCGCCATTCTTGATGAGCTGCTGGAGCAGGTGCCCCCCTTGGGGGCAGCGGTGGGACCAAGCCTGGGGCTAGATGACCAGGTTTTGGAGTTGGCGATTACCGCCAACCGACCTGATGGCCTCTCCATGCAAGGCATCGCCAGGGAGGTGGCGGCCCTGGTGGGCGGCCAAACCCAGATAAAGGCCCCTGAAGTTGCCGCACCAAGCCAGCCGCTGCCTCTTTCCGCCAGTGACCGGCTCGCAGTTGAGGCTGGGGGGCTATTCAGCATCACAGCCCTCGACGGGCTGAAGGTCGCCCCGTCGCCCCTCTGGCTGCAACAGCGCCTGCAAAAGGCCGGCATTCGCCCAATCAACAACATTGTTGACATCACCAACTTGGTGATGCTGGAGACGGGACAGCCCCTGCACGCCTTCGACAGCAAGCGCCTAGCTGTAATCGCTGGACATAGCGAGCCCCAGCTAGCCAGCCTGGGGCTACGCCAGGCGCTTGACGGTGAGGAATTCACCAGCCTGGACGCTACGGAACACAAACTCAGCCCCGAAGCCCTGGTGGTTACTTACAGCAACCGCCCCATCGCCCTGGCTGGCGTGATGGGTGGTGCGGATGAAGCCGTAAATGAAACCACCACCACTATATGGCTTGAGGCTGCTGTATTTGCTCCCCAGGCGGTGCGCCGCTCCGCCCGCAGCGTTGGCTTACGCACTGAAGCAAGCAGCCGTTTTGAGAAGGGGTTGCCCAGGGAGGCCACCCTCTCTGCTGCAGATCGGGCCGTTGCCCTGCTTAAGCAACATTGCGATGCCAAGGTTTCCGGCCGCTGGCTGCATCAACGAGACGAGCAGCCAATCGAGCCATTGCAACTGAGGCGTGACGCCCTGCACAATTTGCTCGGACCTGTCCAAGACGGCGAAGGCTATTCAGACCTAAGTGACGACAGAATCGTCCAGACCTTGACGGCCCTTGGTTGCCAGCTGGCAGAGGAGCTAGATGGTGAGGGTTGGCGCGTCACCGTGCCCCCCTCGCGGTTGATGGATCTGCAGCGGGAAGTCGATCTAATCGAGGAGGTGGCCCGTCTGGTTGGTTACGACCACTTCGCCTGCCACCTACCCGACCCACTGGAGCCTGGGGGCCTAACTCCAGCCCAGCAGGTGGAGCGCCGCCTACGCCGCCAACTGTGCGCTGCCGGGCTGCAGGAGGCCTGCAGCTTTTCCCTGGTGCCGGCTGCAGCTGGGCGCATACCCCTGGCTAATCCCCTGCTAGCTGATTACGGCTACCTGCGCGACAACCTGCATGGCGAGTTGCTCGCCGCTGCACGCCGCAACTTGCAAAGTGGGCAGCCAGGTTTCTGGGCTTTTGAGATCGGCCAGGTGTTCAGCAGCGATGCCGCCAGGTCTGATCGCCAGCTGCTGGCTGGGGTTATCTGTGGCGAACGGCGAGGTGAGCGCTGGAGCAGCAGTGGCAAACCCCAGCCTCCCAGCTATCACCAGGCCCGCGGCCTGTTGCAGCAAGCCTTGGTGTCGCTGGCGATTCCAATCGAAGATCGCCCCCTTAGCCAGCACCCGTTGCTACACCCGGGCCGAGCCGCCCAGCTGGTAGTGGAGGGACGGCCCCAGGGCTGGTTTGGCCAGCTGCACCCGGAGCAGGCCGAAAAGCTCGACCTGCCGCAAACAAGCATCATCTTCGAGCTCGAACTCGATGCCTTGCTCATCGCCGCCACCCGCCGCAACCGCTGGCAGCCAGCCTTTGCCCCCTATGCCACCGTTCCCGCTTCGGAGCGAGATCTGGCCGTAGTGGTGGCAGCCAGCACGAATTCAGCTGAGCTGCTTCAGGTGATTCGCAAGGCCGGCAAGCCGCTGCTGGAGCACGCGGAATTAGTAGACCGCTACGAGGGTGGTCAACTTGCTGCAGGCCAGTGCAGTCAAGCCTTCCGGCTGCGCTACCGCGATGCCAGCCGCACCCTGACCGATGAAGAGGTGGAAGTTGCCCACTCCTCAATCCGGGCAGCCCTGGAAAAGCAGCTAGGCGCCCTGTTGCGCAGCTGA